Proteins from a single region of Hordeum vulgare subsp. vulgare chromosome 6H, MorexV3_pseudomolecules_assembly, whole genome shotgun sequence:
- the LOC123402964 gene encoding uncharacterized protein LOC123402964 isoform X2, with product MDPATRSSELPRAEEHLLLVRLPRRPHPQVKHRRRSYSSSESDSESESNSDRKHTGRGRTAKGTGNMATLTFDGARRRKHRSKRRYSDSSDESDSDNYNSESEENIHCIVYATEVKYTFYLQSIDDYAG from the exons ATGGATCCGGCTACCCGCTCATCTGAG CTTCCACGTGCAGAAGAGCACCTGCTCCTCGTGCGGCTACCCCGCCGCCCGCATCCGCAAGT AAAGCACAGGAGGAGAAgctattcttcctcagaatctgaTAGTGAATCAGAGAGCAACAGTGATCGTAAACACACAGGAAGAGGAAGGACCGCAAAAGGCACAGGAAACATGGCCACTCTGACTTTTGATGGTGCCAGGAGGCGCAAGCATAGGTCAAAGAGGAGGTATTCAGACTCTAGTGATGAGAGTGACAGCGACAACTACAATAGTGAATCTGAAGAAAATATACATTGTATTGTATATGCTACTGAAGtaaaatatacattttatttgcaatcaATAGATGACTATGcaggatga
- the LOC123402964 gene encoding uncharacterized protein LOC123402964 isoform X1, which produces MDPATRSSELPRAEEHLLLVRLPRRPHPQVCTSLHHSRKHRRRSYSSSESDSESESNSDRKHTGRGRTAKGTGNMATLTFDGARRRKHRSKRRYSDSSDESDSDNYNSESEENIHCIVYATEVKYTFYLQSIDDYAG; this is translated from the exons ATGGATCCGGCTACCCGCTCATCTGAG CTTCCACGTGCAGAAGAGCACCTGCTCCTCGTGCGGCTACCCCGCCGCCCGCATCCGCAAGT ATGCACTTCCTTGCATCATTCCAGAAAGCACAGGAGGAGAAgctattcttcctcagaatctgaTAGTGAATCAGAGAGCAACAGTGATCGTAAACACACAGGAAGAGGAAGGACCGCAAAAGGCACAGGAAACATGGCCACTCTGACTTTTGATGGTGCCAGGAGGCGCAAGCATAGGTCAAAGAGGAGGTATTCAGACTCTAGTGATGAGAGTGACAGCGACAACTACAATAGTGAATCTGAAGAAAATATACATTGTATTGTATATGCTACTGAAGtaaaatatacattttatttgcaatcaATAGATGACTATGcaggatga